A genomic stretch from Pristiophorus japonicus isolate sPriJap1 chromosome 6, sPriJap1.hap1, whole genome shotgun sequence includes:
- the nmur1a gene encoding neuromedin-U receptor 1 — protein MQLSPREEQFPKNCSQMDSLKTRSPFLQTIYQYLCNTSYQQQNLTWNDTVPEDYFMTKEELLFKYLGPRRSTSFTPVCITYFCIFVVGAFGNALTCIVIAKHKVMRTPTNYYLFSLAISDLLVLILGMPLELYEMWRNYPFLLGQVGCHFKTLLFETVCFASILNVTALSVERYIAVVHPLKAKFVVTRTHAKRVILAVWVISICSAIPNTSLHGIYYLSTPFGEHIEESAICVLLKPAWTYNLIIQITTVLFFFAPMIIMSILYLLIGLQLKREKAFSEFKPGVGNGNYQTARMQQEKARRRQVTKMLFVLVIVFGICWAPFHTDRLMWILISNWTGELHRLYQYVHIVSGVFFYLSSAVNPILYNLMSTRFREMFKEVMCRRKFQRSKPRGYSASVTRMTTRSTVIESNPCNGIPLSDIEDYE, from the exons ATGCAACTTTCACCGAGAGAAGAACAATTCCCCAAAAACTGTTCTCAAATGGATTCCCTGAAAACTCGGAGTCCATTTCTCCAAACTATCTACCAATACCTGTGCAACACGAGCTATCAACAGCAGAACCTCACCTGGAATGACACTGTCCCAGAGGATTACTTTATGACAAAAGAAGAGCTCCTTTTTAAATACCTGGGTCCGAGGAGATCCACCTCTTTCACGCCGGTCTGTATTACCTATTTCTGCATCTTTGTGGTAGGCGCGTTTGGGAATGCATTGACCTGCATCGTTATAGCGAAACACAAGGTTATGAGAACGCCTACCAATTATTATCTATTCAGCTTGGCAATTTCGGATCTGCTGGTCCTGATTCTGGGTATGCCCTTAGAACTTTATGAAATGTGGAGGAACTACCCGTTTCTCCTCGGTCAAGTAGGATGTCACTTTAAAACGCTCCTTTTTGAGACTGTTTGCTTTGCCTCTATATTAAACGTGACGGCCCTCAGTGTGGAGAGGTACATCGCGGTTGTGCATCCCCTTAAAGCAAAGTTTGTTGTCACTAGAACTCATGCCAAACGTGTTATATTAGCAGTTTGGGTGATTTCTATTTGCTCGGCTATTCCCAACACCAGCCTGCATGGTATTTATTACCTGAGTACACCATTTGGAGAACACATTGAAGAGTCCGCTATCTGTGTGCTCCTAAAACCAGCCTGGACATATAACCTCATCATTCAGATCACCACGGTGCTCTTTTTCTTCGCCCCGATGATCATCATGAGTATTTTGTACTTACTGATCGGCTTGCAATTGAAACGAGAGAAGGCATTTTCCGAGTTCAAGCCTGGGGTGGGGAATGGCAATTACCAGACTGCCCGAATGCAACAAGAAAAGGCCAGGAGGCGCCAAGTCACCAAAATGCTGT TTGTTCTGGTGATTGTGTTTGGAATCTGCTGGGCACCTTTTCACACAGATCGATTAATGTGGATTCTGATAAGCAACTGGACAGGGGAATTGCACAGGTTGTATCAGTATGTACATATTGTGTCGGGTGTGTTTTTCTATCTTAGCTCAGCAGTCAATCCTATCCTCTATAACCTCATGTCCACTCGATTCAGAGAGATGTTTAAAGAAGTGATGTGTCGGCGAAAATTCCAACGTTCCAAACCAAGAGGGTATTCTGCAAGTGTAACCAGGATGACAACCCGCAGCACAGTGATAGAATCCAATCCGTGTAATGGAATACCATTGTCTGATATTGAAGACTATGAGTAG